In one window of Candidatus Scalindua sp. DNA:
- a CDS encoding fructose-bisphosphate aldolase class I, with protein sequence MEEELKQTVRDMVITGRGILAADESEKTAAKRLASINVESTEETRRQYRNLILTTPGMENYISGVILFEETLHQKSDSGVLFPEVLQKNGIVPGIKVDQGLADLNEGGEKYTKGLEGLGDRLKSYKKSGVRFAKWRAVYTISENTPGAEAIKRNARDLTIYAKICHEHGFVPIVEPEVLIDGTHSIEQCYEATEKVLKEVFESLKREHVRIDLCVLKPSMVISGKEAVNRADVDQVAEQTIRCLKTTVPAELPSINFLSGGQTPVEATAHLNRIHTIGENLPWYVSFSFARALQEPALKAWQGKQENFKAGQDAFLKRARLNGLATQGKYTVDME encoded by the coding sequence ATGGAAGAAGAATTAAAACAGACAGTAAGGGATATGGTCATTACGGGAAGAGGAATACTGGCCGCTGATGAAAGCGAAAAAACCGCTGCAAAAAGACTTGCATCCATTAACGTTGAATCAACTGAGGAAACGAGGAGACAATACAGGAATTTGATTTTAACGACACCGGGAATGGAAAATTACATTTCCGGGGTAATTCTTTTTGAGGAGACTCTGCATCAGAAATCTGATAGTGGTGTTTTATTTCCTGAGGTTTTACAAAAAAATGGAATAGTGCCTGGAATAAAAGTTGATCAGGGTCTGGCAGATTTGAACGAAGGTGGAGAAAAATACACAAAAGGATTGGAAGGGTTGGGAGACCGGCTGAAGAGTTACAAAAAGTCAGGGGTACGGTTTGCAAAATGGAGAGCCGTCTACACTATTTCAGAAAACACTCCAGGTGCTGAGGCTATAAAAAGAAATGCCCGGGATCTTACCATATATGCAAAAATATGCCATGAACATGGCTTTGTTCCGATTGTCGAGCCGGAGGTACTGATTGATGGAACACACTCGATTGAACAGTGTTATGAAGCAACGGAAAAAGTCTTAAAGGAAGTTTTTGAATCTTTAAAGAGAGAACATGTGAGGATTGATCTCTGTGTGTTGAAACCAAGCATGGTTATTTCTGGAAAAGAGGCAGTGAATCGTGCGGACGTGGATCAGGTTGCAGAGCAGACTATCAGATGCCTTAAGACAACGGTACCTGCTGAGCTGCCAAGCATAAATTTCCTGTCTGGAGGGCAGACTCCGGTTGAGGCAACTGCCCATCTTAACAGGATACACACGATAGGAGAAAATCTGCCGTGGTATGTCAGCTTTTCATTTGCCCGCGCTTTGCAGGAACCTGCATTAAAGGCATGGCAGGGTAAACAGGAAAATTTTAAAGCCGGTCAGGATGCCTTCCTGAAACGAGCAAGGCTAAATGGCCTGGCAACGCAGGGAAAATATACAGTTGATATGGAATGA
- a CDS encoding MBL fold metallo-hydrolase — protein sequence MKITFVGATRIVTGSCFHIQTKEANLLIDCGLFQGTRENEQRNSEPFPFKPSEIDCLLLTHAHLDHSGLIPKLVKEGFRGKILATKATVDLCKVMLLDSAHIHEREAIWTNRKRMRAGKPPIQPLYTVDDAENSLQYLEGFDYRETVDLEKGVKVRFQDAGHILGSASLELWVREDGKEKKLVFSGDIGQKDLPIVKDPAIIEEGDYVFTESTYGNRKHKNSEETIKEFLKAISESLERGGNVIIPAFAVGRTQNILSILKQLSKEGKLNKLKIFLDSPMAIRATSITLNHPECFDEETLELFKEGKLSGSGLSLTFTETVEESREINKTKSGAIIISASGMCNAGRVRHHLKHNLWRPECSVVFVGYQAQGTLGRIIIDGAKVVRLFGEEIAVKAKIYTISGFSAHADRDGLIDWLSNFKNKPERIFVMHGEEETALSFADTIKKQLNVDAYAPYSMEEITI from the coding sequence ATGAAGATTACATTTGTTGGCGCAACGAGAATTGTAACCGGATCATGCTTCCATATTCAGACGAAAGAGGCTAATCTGCTTATTGACTGCGGCTTGTTTCAAGGCACCAGGGAAAATGAGCAGAGAAATTCGGAGCCGTTTCCGTTCAAACCGTCTGAAATAGACTGCCTCCTCTTAACTCATGCCCATCTCGACCATTCAGGACTGATCCCAAAACTGGTAAAGGAAGGTTTCCGTGGTAAAATACTTGCGACAAAAGCAACGGTCGACCTGTGCAAGGTAATGCTTCTGGATTCAGCGCATATACATGAACGCGAGGCAATCTGGACTAACAGAAAACGAATGAGGGCTGGAAAACCTCCCATACAACCTTTATATACTGTAGATGATGCGGAAAACAGTCTGCAATATCTGGAGGGGTTTGATTACCGTGAAACCGTGGATCTGGAGAAGGGTGTTAAGGTGAGATTTCAGGATGCGGGCCATATCCTGGGATCTGCGAGTCTGGAGTTGTGGGTAAGGGAAGATGGTAAGGAAAAGAAACTCGTTTTCTCCGGAGACATCGGACAAAAGGATTTACCGATTGTAAAAGATCCGGCAATTATAGAAGAAGGAGACTATGTATTTACCGAATCTACCTACGGGAACAGAAAACACAAAAATAGTGAAGAAACGATAAAAGAGTTTCTCAAGGCGATATCAGAATCGTTAGAAAGAGGAGGCAATGTAATCATTCCCGCCTTTGCTGTGGGAAGAACACAGAATATCCTCTCGATATTGAAACAACTATCTAAAGAGGGAAAGCTCAATAAACTTAAGATTTTCCTGGACAGCCCTATGGCAATTCGGGCAACCAGCATAACCTTGAATCATCCGGAATGCTTTGATGAAGAAACCCTGGAACTTTTCAAAGAAGGAAAGCTTTCCGGGAGCGGACTTTCCTTAACGTTCACTGAGACAGTGGAAGAATCAAGGGAAATAAACAAAACAAAATCGGGGGCAATTATTATCTCAGCGAGTGGAATGTGTAATGCAGGAAGGGTTCGGCATCACTTAAAACACAATTTATGGCGTCCGGAGTGCAGCGTCGTATTCGTAGGATATCAGGCCCAGGGTACTTTGGGCAGAATAATTATAGATGGGGCAAAAGTGGTAAGGCTTTTTGGTGAAGAGATTGCGGTTAAAGCGAAAATCTATACCATTAGCGGGTTTTCTGCGCATGCGGACCGGGATGGACTCATAGACTGGCTCAGCAATTTTAAAAATAAACCTGAACGTATTTTTGTCATGCATGGTGAGGAGGAGACCGCCCTGAGTTTTGCCGATACGATTAAAAAACAGTTGAACGTCGACGCCTATGCTCCATACTCCATGGAAGAGATAACGATATGA
- a CDS encoding MFS transporter, which translates to MIKSIVVIKDFLGWHSTKKLFEARYRIFSASYFAQGLVFGITGIAFPIYLQRQFNLTMGELVSMTILMQFPWFIKPFWGFISDHFPIFGRRRIPYIIICSFIVFSSSVAIGSIVNSYWMFVFAAFCLNLGFGFTDVACDAHGVDICKKDSGQEGIIQAIMWEMRCFGACLSGIGGGFLINFCGEKFTFALMSLAPLALCIVALWSLKEEDKNAHFTKDWGKLFKKSSYEGSVKFLSAAAIFLFILNMAPLFSPSAMQYFMGKILGYSPFMRGIVSAAGSFGGLLGLRYYREYIQEFDIRIILKITLLIGAGINLTYVWTVYNYTLLLCIFIIGSFVSMIGFVCSMRVAVRACPKGIEGTVFAVMMSLCNIGSMTGAWVGGKVFDFFGIIQYVDGKVVYQEPGHGFTGMVIISSFMSLIPLLFLRLLKEFKTNDGKAA; encoded by the coding sequence ATGATCAAGTCAATTGTTGTAATCAAAGATTTTTTAGGTTGGCATTCAACAAAAAAGCTGTTTGAAGCACGATACCGGATTTTCTCGGCTTCTTACTTTGCCCAGGGACTCGTATTCGGAATAACAGGTATTGCTTTCCCGATCTACCTGCAGAGGCAATTTAATTTAACCATGGGAGAACTTGTATCAATGACGATATTGATGCAGTTCCCCTGGTTTATTAAACCGTTCTGGGGGTTTATTTCCGACCATTTTCCGATTTTTGGAAGACGCAGGATACCGTATATTATCATCTGCAGCTTTATCGTTTTTTCAAGCTCTGTTGCAATAGGAAGCATAGTTAATTCCTATTGGATGTTTGTATTTGCCGCGTTTTGCCTCAATCTTGGATTCGGTTTTACCGATGTTGCCTGCGACGCGCATGGTGTTGATATCTGCAAAAAAGATAGCGGTCAAGAGGGTATTATACAGGCCATAATGTGGGAAATGAGATGTTTCGGAGCTTGTCTGAGCGGTATAGGAGGAGGATTCCTGATAAATTTCTGTGGAGAGAAATTTACGTTTGCACTGATGTCACTTGCCCCTCTCGCTCTCTGTATTGTCGCTTTATGGTCTCTGAAAGAAGAAGATAAAAATGCCCATTTTACTAAAGACTGGGGAAAACTTTTCAAGAAATCGTCTTATGAAGGCTCAGTGAAATTTTTGAGTGCCGCTGCCATATTTTTATTCATCCTGAATATGGCCCCCTTATTCAGCCCGAGCGCCATGCAGTATTTTATGGGAAAGATACTTGGTTATTCCCCTTTTATGCGCGGAATAGTAAGTGCGGCTGGCTCATTTGGCGGATTACTGGGATTACGCTATTACAGGGAATATATACAGGAATTTGATATAAGAATAATACTCAAGATAACACTTCTTATCGGAGCAGGAATTAATTTGACCTATGTCTGGACAGTTTATAACTACACCTTACTGCTTTGTATTTTTATCATAGGCTCTTTTGTATCCATGATCGGGTTTGTTTGTTCGATGAGAGTTGCGGTTCGGGCGTGCCCGAAAGGGATTGAAGGTACGGTATTTGCGGTCATGATGAGTCTCTGTAATATCGGTTCAATGACCGGGGCATGGGTAGGTGGAAAAGTTTTTGATTTCTTCGGTATCATACAATATGTCGATGGAAAAGTTGTTTATCAGGAACCAGGTCATGGTTTTACCGGGATGGTAATTATTTCCTCTTTCATGAGCCTTATTCCTCTATTATTTCTGCGGCTCTTGAAAGAGTTTAAAACAAATGATGGAAAAGCTGCTTAA
- the atpD gene encoding F0F1 ATP synthase subunit beta: MTAQKDPHSGKVISVRGSVVDMQFSNRLPPINSELRAGDNASVVIEVLAHLSPETVRGIALTSTRGLYRGAPVTNTDHPLTVPVGKQLLGRVFNVFGEALDRGDAVVGTERRSIHQPPVPLNQRTTSSEIFLSGIKAIDVLTPLEKGGKAGLFGGAGVGKTVLITEIIHNMAGMHSGVSLFCGIGERCREAEELYREMGEAGVLKNTVMVFGQMNEPPGARFRVGHSALTMAEYFRDTERQDVLLLIDNIFRFIQAGSEVSGLMGQIPSRVGYQPTLATELSGLEERICSTKTGAITSVQAVYVPADDFTDPSAVHTFTHLSASIVLSRKRASEGFYPAIDPLNSNSTMLMPHIVGEKHYHVAQEIRKTLAFYEDLKDIIAMLGLEELSQDDRKIVSRARRIERFLTQPFFTTEQFTDMEGKMVALDEAVSGFERILNDDFLDFPEKSLYMIGNIEEAEKE, from the coding sequence ATGACTGCACAAAAAGATCCTCATTCGGGAAAGGTAATATCGGTAAGGGGCAGTGTTGTTGATATGCAGTTTTCAAACAGGCTTCCTCCCATAAACAGTGAACTGCGGGCAGGCGATAACGCCAGTGTTGTTATTGAAGTGTTAGCTCACTTAAGTCCTGAAACCGTCAGGGGGATTGCTTTAACTTCGACGAGAGGGTTATACAGAGGGGCACCTGTTACGAATACGGATCACCCTTTAACCGTTCCCGTAGGGAAGCAATTGTTAGGCCGGGTGTTCAATGTATTCGGCGAGGCTCTTGACAGGGGGGATGCTGTGGTGGGCACAGAGAGACGCTCCATACATCAGCCCCCCGTACCGTTAAATCAGAGGACAACGTCTTCGGAAATATTTCTCAGCGGTATCAAGGCAATTGATGTCCTTACTCCCCTTGAAAAGGGAGGCAAGGCCGGTCTTTTCGGCGGGGCCGGAGTGGGCAAGACGGTTCTGATTACGGAAATTATACACAACATGGCCGGCATGCATTCGGGTGTCAGTCTGTTTTGCGGAATCGGTGAAAGGTGCCGCGAAGCTGAGGAACTTTACCGGGAAATGGGGGAGGCCGGTGTTTTGAAAAATACGGTTATGGTGTTCGGACAGATGAATGAACCTCCCGGAGCACGGTTCCGGGTGGGGCATTCGGCACTGACCATGGCAGAATATTTCAGGGATACAGAAAGGCAGGATGTTCTTCTCCTTATAGATAATATATTCCGTTTCATCCAGGCCGGCTCCGAGGTTTCGGGTCTTATGGGACAGATTCCTTCCCGAGTCGGTTATCAGCCGACGCTCGCAACGGAGCTTTCAGGTCTTGAAGAGAGGATCTGCAGCACAAAGACCGGGGCCATTACGTCGGTACAGGCAGTATACGTCCCGGCAGATGATTTTACCGACCCTTCGGCTGTTCATACATTTACCCATCTCTCCGCTTCCATTGTTCTCTCACGAAAGAGAGCAAGCGAAGGATTTTATCCGGCAATAGACCCTCTTAACTCTAATTCAACAATGCTGATGCCGCATATTGTCGGTGAAAAGCATTACCATGTTGCCCAGGAGATCAGAAAAACCCTTGCTTTTTATGAGGACCTGAAAGACATTATCGCCATGCTCGGACTTGAAGAGCTCTCCCAGGATGACAGAAAGATAGTAAGCAGGGCAAGGAGAATTGAACGTTTCCTGACTCAGCCTTTTTTTACTACCGAACAGTTTACAGACATGGAGGGGAAAATGGTTGCCCTTGATGAGGCGGTTTCCGGATTTGAGCGGATTTTAAACGACGATTTTTTAGACTTTCCGGAAAAATCGCTGTACATGATCGGAAACATAGAGGAGGCAGAAAAGGAATGA
- a CDS encoding F0F1 ATP synthase subunit epsilon, whose protein sequence is MKLKVLLPTEVFIEEEVTKVIAEAEDGSFCIKPKHVDFVAALVPGLLSFETTGGREEFLAVDEGTLVKCGAEVLVSAANVVRGPNLGTLKDTVEKQFMIVDDRLKDVRTAVAKLEASFVRKFIELGHE, encoded by the coding sequence ATGAAACTGAAAGTCCTTCTGCCCACAGAAGTTTTCATTGAAGAAGAGGTCACAAAAGTGATTGCCGAAGCGGAAGACGGTTCTTTCTGCATAAAACCAAAACACGTGGACTTTGTTGCAGCCCTTGTGCCGGGCCTTTTATCTTTTGAAACAACTGGCGGGCGTGAAGAGTTTCTCGCGGTGGATGAAGGAACTCTTGTCAAGTGTGGGGCGGAGGTGCTCGTGTCGGCTGCGAATGTAGTCCGGGGCCCCAATCTCGGCACACTGAAAGACACGGTAGAAAAACAGTTCATGATTGTTGACGACAGGCTGAAGGACGTACGTACAGCAGTGGCAAAGCTTGAGGCAAGCTTTGTGCGTAAGTTTATTGAACTGGGTCATGAGTAG
- a CDS encoding AtpZ/AtpI family protein gives MGDLSRKIEKKEARKMKARADKDKGVLFGLGMFGLVGWSVAIPMLLFLGIGIWIDARWPSKHSWTLMMLIIGMITGCWNAWYWVKKQSRGE, from the coding sequence TTGGGAGACCTGAGCAGGAAAATTGAAAAGAAAGAGGCCAGAAAAATGAAGGCACGGGCCGATAAGGACAAAGGTGTTCTGTTCGGGCTCGGTATGTTCGGTCTTGTGGGATGGTCCGTAGCGATTCCCATGCTGCTGTTTCTCGGTATCGGGATCTGGATAGACGCCAGGTGGCCTTCAAAACACTCATGGACCCTTATGATGCTTATTATTGGAATGATTACCGGGTGTTGGAACGCGTGGTACTGGGTAAAGAAACAGAGCAGGGGAGAATGA
- a CDS encoding ATP synthase subunit I, which yields MGFVFEIFSFVTPFLAGIFASLFYHIGLWWTVKALPSSQRPALLSIGSFYIRMGVTLFVFYLVMNNSWQRLVVCLLGFLVVKYTMTHMLKPGENASRFK from the coding sequence ATGGGATTCGTTTTTGAAATATTTTCTTTCGTGACGCCCTTTTTGGCAGGTATCTTTGCGAGTTTATTCTATCACATCGGGCTCTGGTGGACAGTAAAAGCGCTGCCATCGTCACAAAGACCTGCTCTTCTGAGTATAGGAAGCTTTTATATCAGGATGGGAGTAACACTATTTGTTTTCTATCTTGTAATGAATAACAGCTGGCAGCGTCTTGTAGTATGCCTGCTGGGGTTTCTTGTGGTAAAGTACACAATGACGCACATGCTGAAACCGGGAGAAAATGCTTCCAGGTTTAAATAA
- a CDS encoding F0F1 ATP synthase subunit A: protein MKISPDLIIFWQWGDVTLNATIVFTWVIMIFLTICSWVVTRKLTTETKLSRWQNILEILVTWIQGEIEAISHRETYRYLPFVGTLFIFIAASNLLAIIPWYQAPTSSLSTTVALAVCVFIATPLFGIMEGGVKEYFRSYLKPTFFMLPFNIIGEISRTLALAVRLFGNIMSGSMIAGILLSVIPLFFPVIMQAFGLLTGLVQAYIFAVLAMVYIASAIQTHKRKDTKGADVE, encoded by the coding sequence TTGAAAATCAGTCCTGATTTGATCATATTCTGGCAGTGGGGAGATGTTACGTTAAACGCTACGATAGTCTTTACCTGGGTAATCATGATCTTCCTGACTATCTGTTCGTGGGTAGTAACCAGAAAACTCACCACAGAAACAAAACTCTCACGCTGGCAGAATATCCTTGAAATTCTCGTTACGTGGATCCAGGGCGAGATAGAGGCTATCAGTCACCGTGAAACATACCGGTACCTGCCGTTTGTAGGAACGCTATTTATTTTTATTGCCGCTTCAAATCTATTGGCCATTATTCCGTGGTACCAGGCGCCTACCAGTTCTTTGTCCACTACCGTAGCGCTTGCCGTTTGTGTTTTTATTGCGACCCCCCTGTTCGGTATCATGGAAGGAGGGGTGAAAGAGTATTTTCGGTCATATCTCAAACCTACATTCTTCATGCTGCCATTCAATATTATCGGAGAAATTTCACGCACACTCGCGCTTGCGGTAAGGCTTTTCGGCAACATCATGAGCGGTTCCATGATAGCGGGGATCCTGCTGTCGGTTATCCCGCTCTTTTTCCCTGTTATCATGCAGGCCTTCGGTCTGCTTACGGGACTGGTACAGGCATATATTTTTGCCGTGCTGGCAATGGTATACATTGCCTCGGCAATACAGACGCACAAGAGGAAGGATACAAAGGGTGCGGACGTTGAATGA
- a CDS encoding F0F1 ATP synthase subunit C — MDTLGLIGIASIITAGITIAIGSIGPALGEGRAVSQALQSIAQQPDEANTITRTLFVGLAMVESTAIYCFVVSMILLFANPFWNHFIKNVGG, encoded by the coding sequence ATGGACACGCTTGGTTTAATAGGTATCGCTTCAATTATCACTGCAGGTATTACGATAGCGATCGGTTCAATCGGGCCGGCCCTGGGTGAAGGGCGTGCGGTCTCTCAGGCCCTGCAATCCATAGCGCAGCAGCCTGATGAGGCTAACACAATAACGAGGACGCTTTTTGTGGGACTGGCAATGGTTGAGTCTACGGCGATATACTGCTTTGTCGTGTCAATGATTCTGCTCTTTGCCAATCCCTTCTGGAACCATTTTATTAAAAATGTTGGAGGATGA